ttgttttgggggttaTGATGGCCATAATTTCACCGATGCTGTGCTCAGATTTGACCCCGTCGCACggacatggcagcacatggccCCTATGCACTGGCGCCGCTGTTGTGTCAGTGTGGCCGTAAGTAACGGCTTCATCTATGTGATGGGTGGCCGTTTAGACGTGTCGCCTCTGAATATCGTAGAGCGATATGACCCAAATGCCAATGAGTGGACCATCATCCAGCCCATGAACGAggagcgacaggatgccagtgccaccaccctgaatggaaaggtaggttaataggagggcgtctgcctgtggttaccctcattttccccttgaaattgattatgttacatactcagtagctcgctttgtcttcaaatggttgatttcaatccataattgtttattcagtaaacgtcagtgtttagataaaacataaatgaccttgcattgtcgctctgcattagtggcacattgggcagtgctgtggtgtccagctctgtgtttttgcaattttgcccacagcccaagacttgtgagatacaataactggtgttaacgtaggagctttacccaattccagtcctggagggtcagaatcctaaacaatttgcagatttccctattcaaacaaacctagtgaacttaattagctgattaagctgcggttcacaagggaaatgatcacaactaactgtaaattccctaccaatgcccatgtgcttcctgtggtaggctccaggttcaccaccaccctgtactgaatagacttttatggaaggtggatggattaaacatccattagctaaatgtacatttacgctttctagatctccatctccaatcatgtacagcataacacacatcacttgtgaaccatctttcctagatatacatttgtgggggtagcaatggagctcagaccacttccactgcggagtgctatgatccactcacgggcgaatggaccttgatcgctcccatgcgcactcgccgacgtggccttggagtagcggcatatcagggaaacatctatgcggtgagtgattcctttcttgtactctgaaacaaaggagtcaaatctcaagatttatctgagactcatattttttgtcactgctgctgtgtcacagattgtaatgcgcttaaaacaaacaaaagaattcagtggatgaaatgacctgctgggaaggcccatctcaatacacatatgctccctgcatatctgggttataaacgaatacgcttagtaaagcttagatttttgattacagttatattctgtagttccagacgtaattgctctgtttgttttttttttcagtgtctgactacaagtattatttttagtactaataaaaataataataaaagcaaaatatatgatcataagaagtatttttttgatggttgacagttttcgctgaattgtacaggttttctgttgcccaaattccctttttttcactgcagttatgttgacatgtatgttgaacacaaattagttataagcttgtgtcctatatagacaatgggaggttctgtgcagcctgctattatagggcgataattccttaagagttcctgacttcgagaaagctgatatttacttatctgtttggtacccgagtgatcacttaccattggtgtctcGCAGGTGGGCGGTACCAACGGGGCTCATCCAGTGCGGACTATGGAGGTCTATGACCCTGCAATTAACCAGTGGCACGCTGGGCCTCCCATGAGACAACAAAGAAGCTAtttcggcatcgcagtggtggacggcttgctgtttgcGATGGGAGGCTCCGATGGCTTCAAAGTAACTGCAAAAGTGGAATGTTTCAATGCAGTGAAAGGCAGCTGGTGCCGTGCGCAGGAAATGATTGCACCTAAGAGGagcttcagctgctgcacagtgcctgcgcacccccgcttcgtacagtacgctgcacctcgcccacctgcccccatctgcctgcctggtgggtaaccagcTCATCATGtctaacgttaatgcttcgtACATTAGACCTATATaacatgtgcccttgagaggtaaagtgggctatcccacaaaaacaaagttttgagaaaatgagctccaaagttgaattaaaaaaaaaaaaaatcagtgtgtctataccctacaattgatatgtatcataggtagcacagatctcagtatatttaaaagatagatagaccctcaataattaatattggacagtcatttttgactgacatgtgggatagcccactttacctctcaagggcacatatgatacctaccgttaatgtaataactgccaataatgtgctaattt
The DNA window shown above is from Brienomyrus brachyistius isolate T26 unplaced genomic scaffold, BBRACH_0.4 scaffold27, whole genome shotgun sequence and carries:
- the LOC125720844 gene encoding kelch-like protein 10, which translates into the protein MARMDPEYFMKIVKANDLVKANVACRPIITDVLKVIYDLHDERPRSDFENPLIRPRLPSDILLAVGGWNMRTTNWIEAYDTRADRWVDITQGQETRQSGHGSVCLNGFMYCFGGYDGHNFTDAVLRFDPVARTWQHMAPMHWRRCCVSVAVSNGFIYVMGGRLDVSPLNIVERYDPNANEWTIIQPMNEERQDASATTLNGKIYICGGSNGAQTTSTAECYDPLTGEWTLIVGGTNGAHPVRTMEVYDPAINQWHAGPPMRQQRSYFGIAVVDGLLFAMGGSDGFKTYITCALER